In Desulfomicrobium apsheronum, the sequence ATCGACTCCACGAATCCCGGATCGGCGGGCAGGGCCGCGCGGATCTTGCGCTGGCTGACCACGCCATCGCAGCAGAGGCCGAAAACGACGACATCGTCGCGGTTGATCAGGTTTTCATTCAGGAGCTGGATCACGCTCTTGCTGTCGCAGCCCTTGACCACCACGCCGATCTTCTTGCCCTTGAACCCGGGCAGGTAGGTGGCCAGATTGTGCACGGCCAAGGGGCCTATGATGAGCCGGTCAAGATCCGCTTCGGTGCGGATGAAGAGCGGCGTGGCGTGGAGCGGATCATAGCCCTGCTCCCAGCCGATGACGCACTCAAGCTCGCCCAGGCGGCTCTTGATGGCATTTTTGAGATCATCCAATTGGGACATATGTCCTCCTGTTATTGCAAATCTATCCGTGACACGGGCAAGTCTGCCCCTGACCAGCCTGGACGGCCAGCGTGTTCCAGTCCGCTTCGGACGCCGGGTTGAAGGTCGGCGCGGGGCCGAGCTCATGGATGCGGCGCGTGAACTCCGTGACCACATGCTGCCAGCGCTGCCCTTCCGAGGCCGAAACCCAGGTGTATTCGAAGCGGCGCGCATCGATGCCGGTTATGGGCAGGAAGCGTTTGAGCATTTCGAGCCTGCGCCGGGCATAGAAGTTGCCTTCGGCATAATGGCAATCCCGGGGATGACAACCGGACACGAGCACTCCGTCAGCGCCGTTCATGAGCGAACGGACGATGAAGAGCGGATCGATGCGGCCGGAACAGGGGACGCGGATGACGCGCAGATCCGTGGGCTGAGTGAAACGGGATACACCCGCCGTGTCCGCGCCGCCGTAGGAGCACCAGTTACAAAGAAAGCCGACTATTCGTAATTCGCGAACATCTTGGGCGGGCATAAGGCGTTCACCTCCGCGAGGATCTGGTTATCTGTGAAATGTTCAAGCTGGATGGCGCCCTGGGGACAGGTCACCGTGCAGATGCCGCAACCCTGACAGACCGTGTCGATGACCTCGGCCTTGGGGTTGCCGAAGCGATCCTGGACTTCCTTGATGGCTCCGAACGGACAGGTCTGGATGCATTTGCCGCAGCCGACGCAACGGGCAGGGTTGACCCTGGAAACTGCCGGATCGGATTCCAGCTCCTTCTTGGAGAGAAGACCCAGAACCTTGGAAGCGGCAGCGCTGCCCTGGCTGACAGAGGCCGGGATGTCTTTTGGACCCTGACAGGCGCCGGCCAGGAACACGCCGGCGGTGTTGGTCTCGACGGGCTTCAATTTGGGATGGCTCTCGACGAAGAATCCGTACTGATCCGGAGCCACGCGCAGTTTTTCACCCAGCTGCACCGCGCCCTTGGCCGATTCGGCACCAACGGCCAGAACGACCAGATCGGCGGGAACCTCGACCTGCGTGCCGGCCAGGGTGTCTGCCCCGCGCACGATGAGCTTGTCGCCCTTGGGATAGATCATGGCCACGCGGCCGCGCACATACTGCGCGCCGTACTCTTCCATGGCCCTGCGCACGAACTCGTCGTACAGCTTGCCCGGCGAACGGATGTCCATGTAGAAAACGTATGATTGGGAATCGGGGATATGGTCCTTGGTCAGGATGGTCTGCTTTGCGGTGTACATGCAGCAGAAACCTGAACAGTACGGACGGTCCACGGACTTGTCGCGCGAACCCACGCACTGGATGAAGACCACGTTTTTGGGTTCCTTGCCGTCGGAGGGCCGCTTGATGTGTCCGCCCGAAGGGCCGGAAGCCGAAAGCATGCGCTCGTACTGCATGGAGGTGACCACATCCGGGTAGCGGCCTTCACCGTACTGCGGATACTTGTGCCAATCGAAAAGGTCGTAACCCGTGGCCACGACTATGGCGCCCACATCCACGTTGATCAGCTCGTCCTTCTGTTCGAAGTCGATGCACTTGACCGGACAGACCTTGGCGCACAGGCCGCACTTGCCCTTGGTCAGCATGATGCACGATTCGGCATTGATGGCCGCTTTCTTGGGGATGGCCTGCGGAAACGGGATGTTGATGGAGGGCGCGTTGCACAGATTCTCGTTGAACTTGTCGGGGAGCTTGCGGCTGGGGCATTTTTCCACGCACAATCCGCAGCCCGTGCAATCCTTCCAGTTCACGTAGGTCGCCTTCTTGCGGATGGTGATCTGAAAGTTGCCCACATACCCGCCCACGGCTTCGATCTCGGAACAGGCATAAAGAGTGATGTTGGGATGCTGGGCGATGTCGACCATCTTGGGGCCCAGAACGCAGGACGAGCAGTCCACCGTGGGAAAGGTCTTGTCCAGCTTGGCCATCTTGCCGCCGATGGTCTGCTCGCGCTCGACCATGATGACTTCCTGGCCACCGTCCGCGCAGTCCAGCGCCGCCTGGATACCCGCCACGCCGCCGCCGATGACCAGCACGCGCTTGACCGTCTCGAAGCGTTTGGGGATCAGCGGCTTGTCGCGACGCAGTTTTTCCACGGCCATGCGCACCAGTTCGGCGGCCTTGCCCGTGTTCAAGTCCTTTGACTTGCCGATCCAGGAGACATGCTCGCGGATGTTGGCCATTTCAAACATGTAACGGTTCAGTCCCGCGCGCTCAACGGTCCGGCGGAAAGTGGGCTCGTGCATGCGCGGGGTACAGGAAGCCACGACCACGCCGTCGAGATTCTTGTCCTTGATGGCCTGGATGATGGCGTCCTGTCCGGGTTCGGAACAGGCATACATCGTGTCCGTGGAGAAAACCACGTCCGGATAGGTCAGGGCCGTGGCCGCAACGGACGGACAGTCCACGGTTCCGGCAATATTGCTGCCGCAATGGCAGATAAAAACACCAATTCGCATTGCGTCCTCCCTACCTGGCCTGCGCCGGTTGTTTGATCTTGCCCAGGGCGAGTCTCGGATCGACACAGAGCTTTTCAAAGCCAAGCACGGCGCGGTCCAATCCCAGAGCGTAGCCAAGGAGTTGGGTATAATAGAAAACCGGGATCTTGAACTTCTCGTGCAGGGCGTGATTGATCTGACCCTGCCGCAGGTCCAGGTTCATCTGGCACAACGGACAGGCAGTCACGAAGGCGTCGGCGCCGACATCACGTCCGGCATCCAGCAGCTTGCCCGACAGCCGGGTCACGATATCGTTACGCGGTATGCCGTAAGACGCTCCGCAACACTCGACCTTGAGCGCGAAAGGCACGACCTCGGCGCCGAGCGCGGTCATCAGGTTGTCCATGGCCATGGGATTTTCGTGATGGTCGAAACGCATCAGCTCCGGGGGCCGATTCATGATGCATCCATAATAACAGGCGATCTTGATTCCGGTCAGGGGCTTGACCACCTTGGACCTTACCAGCTCAAGATCCACGTTCTCGGTCAGCACCTGCAACACGGACTGCGCGTCCACGTTGCCGTTGCAGGGCACATCGAGGAGCGCATTGGTCTTGGTCCGAAACCCGGGATCTTCCATCTTGTGGGCGGCGGTGCGCAGGTTGGTCAGGCAGCTGGGACAGGGCGTGGTCACCTTGTCCATGCCCATGACCTCGACCTGGGCCAGGTTGCGGGCGGACAGGGCCGCGGACAGGACATGATTGACGGTGTGCGCGGGAGTGGAACCGCAGCAGCTCCAATCCGGAATGTCCACCAGCTCCACGTCCAGGGCCTTGCAGACCGCGCGGGTGGAGCTGTCGTATTCCAGGGATGTACCCTGACCGGAACAGCCCGGATAATACGCGATTTTAAACATTGTCGCCTCCTTTGCGGAACCGCTCGAAAATGCGGGCCACCTGTTCGCGCCCCTGGATCTGGTGCGGTTTGAAGGGCAGCTTGCCGCGCATGAGAGCCTGCGGAGCCAGATCGACGTCGGTGAATACGCGGCCGGAGCGCGTCATGTACGCGGCCATGAGACCCAGCTCATAGGCACGGCCATGGCGCTCGACCGAGGCCAGAAACGAGTCGGCGAAAATCTTCACGGAGCGCTCCGTGGCGTACCCGGCTTCCCGGGCCATGTGCCGACAGACATCCATGATCAGCGCGACATCGATCTTGTTCGGACAGCGCGTGGTACAGGATTGACAGGAACCACACAGCCACAATGAACGGCTTTTCAGGACTGCTTCCTTTTGTCCGGTCTGAATCAGACGCATGATCTGACTGACCGAATA encodes:
- a CDS encoding 4Fe-4S dicluster domain-containing protein, with product MQIFDLATADLEFVAEVEARSHQKIRNCYQCGNCTAGCPYTFAYDYSVSQIMRLIQTGQKEAVLKSRSLWLCGSCQSCTTRCPNKIDVALIMDVCRHMAREAGYATERSVKIFADSFLASVERHGRAYELGLMAAYMTRSGRVFTDVDLAPQALMRGKLPFKPHQIQGREQVARIFERFRKGGDNV
- a CDS encoding hydrogenase iron-sulfur subunit — encoded protein: MPAQDVRELRIVGFLCNWCSYGGADTAGVSRFTQPTDLRVIRVPCSGRIDPLFIVRSLMNGADGVLVSGCHPRDCHYAEGNFYARRRLEMLKRFLPITGIDARRFEYTWVSASEGQRWQHVVTEFTRRIHELGPAPTFNPASEADWNTLAVQAGQGQTCPCHG
- a CDS encoding CoB--CoM heterodisulfide reductase iron-sulfur subunit A family protein codes for the protein MRIGVFICHCGSNIAGTVDCPSVAATALTYPDVVFSTDTMYACSEPGQDAIIQAIKDKNLDGVVVASCTPRMHEPTFRRTVERAGLNRYMFEMANIREHVSWIGKSKDLNTGKAAELVRMAVEKLRRDKPLIPKRFETVKRVLVIGGGVAGIQAALDCADGGQEVIMVEREQTIGGKMAKLDKTFPTVDCSSCVLGPKMVDIAQHPNITLYACSEIEAVGGYVGNFQITIRKKATYVNWKDCTGCGLCVEKCPSRKLPDKFNENLCNAPSINIPFPQAIPKKAAINAESCIMLTKGKCGLCAKVCPVKCIDFEQKDELINVDVGAIVVATGYDLFDWHKYPQYGEGRYPDVVTSMQYERMLSASGPSGGHIKRPSDGKEPKNVVFIQCVGSRDKSVDRPYCSGFCCMYTAKQTILTKDHIPDSQSYVFYMDIRSPGKLYDEFVRRAMEEYGAQYVRGRVAMIYPKGDKLIVRGADTLAGTQVEVPADLVVLAVGAESAKGAVQLGEKLRVAPDQYGFFVESHPKLKPVETNTAGVFLAGACQGPKDIPASVSQGSAAASKVLGLLSKKELESDPAVSRVNPARCVGCGKCIQTCPFGAIKEVQDRFGNPKAEVIDTVCQGCGICTVTCPQGAIQLEHFTDNQILAEVNALCPPKMFANYE
- a CDS encoding CoB--CoM heterodisulfide reductase iron-sulfur subunit B family protein, which gives rise to MFKIAYYPGCSGQGTSLEYDSSTRAVCKALDVELVDIPDWSCCGSTPAHTVNHVLSAALSARNLAQVEVMGMDKVTTPCPSCLTNLRTAAHKMEDPGFRTKTNALLDVPCNGNVDAQSVLQVLTENVDLELVRSKVVKPLTGIKIACYYGCIMNRPPELMRFDHHENPMAMDNLMTALGAEVVPFALKVECCGASYGIPRNDIVTRLSGKLLDAGRDVGADAFVTACPLCQMNLDLRQGQINHALHEKFKIPVFYYTQLLGYALGLDRAVLGFEKLCVDPRLALGKIKQPAQAR